TGACAACAAAGACGCAGACTAGATGGCAAAGTTTATTGAATAGCAAGGTGGAGCAAAACGTGTGGAACAAAATGCGGGGGAGGAGCTGCACAGGGCGGAAGCCAGAGTTTTCCAGGCTTCCCTCATCTCTTCAGatctctctttgctttctggaaTTGGCTCTTCCTTGGCTCCAGCATCATCTCATCACTGCTGACTTTGCCAGTTCTGCGGTgactggggagaggcagggaaagaaaacgCTGTTAGTTTTACAGGGGCCTAGGCCACAGAAATGCCTGGGAAGAACATTACGGTAACCAAACCGAGCTTCGGAGAGATTTGAGAACTATGGAAAATGATGCATTAGCACACCATTGCATTACAACATTACATTGTGCCAGAATGATGAACAAAAGGAATGAAcgtgagttttttttcttttttttcccctccccttcaaGCATGCTTTTTTCCTAAAGGTGTTTTTACTCCAGACTTCAGCCAGGTACCCTTCTCCTGCTACTCATTGATACAGGCTAAAAGAAAAGGGCAGGGGCAGAAGGGAATGAAGTCAAGATGCGGTCACAAGTGGTGATGTGCAATCGCCTACACAGGGCGTGCCTGTGGCAGATAAGGTGATTTGTTCAGCCAGCTCCCATCACCAGGAGAAAGGGCTATGTCCTTCAGCCTAGCTTTTAAGCACACATAGCCATCCGTGGAGAAGGAACGCCCAGGAGTGCCAAGCTACCCACAAGAGGAGGAACACTGCCAAGGAGCTTAACTCCAGGGCTATCAGTTGGATCCCCTCTGAAACAAAAGCTGGGAAGCTCCTAGCCACCTAGGAGCAAGGCGGAGCTCCGCAACACAGGACTGAATTCTCAGAAGTGTGGGTGGCTGTTCTCCTTAGCTTCAAATCTGCTCTTGACACAGGAAGGAGATGCATCCGAGGATGTCACTGAGCCCAGCTGCCGCAAAGGTCTCAACGCCTCCTTAAACCTTGGGGCCTTTACCAAAGAGGTCCTGAAAGCAGCATGGACGTTGGGACAACCCCTAGCAATGAACGATGCAGAACACCTACACTTGGTTAGAGAGCAGGAGGTCTCAGCCTCACGACTGGCCTAAATCAGAAAGGGCCTCAGCCAGCACATTACTGTCAGGGCCTTACCTAAAGAGGGCGTTAAGAAGCACTTGCTATGGTATCGTGGGACAGCTCTCACAAccagaaagctggggaaggacaggATTTCCCCACGTGATTACGTAATTAGGCTCAGGAGCTCACAAAGAAAGAAGTCTATGGCTAGCTTACTGAGGCAGAGGCTTGCAGGTCTTTCTGAAGGGCCTCGATGATCATGGCTTGTTGCTGGACCGTGGCTTCCAGTCTGGCATTTTGAACTTCGAGCCTAAGAAAGACGTACGAGCAATTACAGTCGTGTCGATACAGCAAGCCTCAAGAGTGTAAAGCCTGGAAGAAGAGCGTGAAGTAACAGagccaaaagcaaaagcatctttcaaaagCCTGCACTAACTTGCTGTGCTGCAAGAAGGCAACCCTCTGGCTTTCACACAGTCCCCGAAAGTGAAGCCTTGCTCCCCCTCTCTTACTCCCTTACCATTGCACGCGCTTCTCCAGTTGTTTGATAGCCACAGTTGCAGCAGATGCTACCAGAAGGCTTTGCTGTTTCAGGCAAGAAGCTGTTACTTCCCTCTCCATCTTCTCTATAGCAATCTGCAGGCCAACTGCGTAATTCAAGTTCTGGGTATGTTGTTCTTGCGATTGCAGCAGCTGTCAAATCGCAACAGGAATTCACACAAGTGAGCTTAGGCTGGACAAAAAGGAGTCGACAGCTTTGACTCTCCAGTCACCTCTCAAAAGCCACGGTACTTCATCATCTTTTGTACTGGCCCCTCTCCTATGTCTGCGTTCATTCCCTACATGCTGCCACAGCACTCGTCTTCCCCTCTTCAAGGACTCCAAACACCCTTTCTAACCACTTGTTGGCTACTGCATGGAAAGTGTTTGGTTAAAAGCTTCTCCTGCTCCTACAGTGACAACACATCTCTataaaaaggatgaaaagagGATTTCTACACCAGCACTTCCCAGGCCTCTGCGCCTCAGTTCCTCTATAAAGactgcagatgctgctgcctACACACAATACGCTATGGAAGAATTCAGGATTCACAGCAAGTTActcagctgcaggaagaaagaggacagagaagacaaaaatgcaCCAGCGCAGCAGTCCAGGACGTCTGCCGTTTCTCCCTGAGCACACACGCCCTGCTTGgccaaacaaaacagaaagaagtgcACCCGCCCCACTACACTTGGGAAGCAGCTCTTTGAAAGAAACACGCACATCGTACTGCAAGTTGGGACGAGGCGACTTCATGGATCCTGACCTCTCTAACCATAGGTGCCAGGCGTATAAGGAAGGCGAGTCACTACGCTGCCACCAAATCCCACCCTGTGGCCAAGTTGTCTAGGGTACTGAGACAACCTGAGCTCAGCCCCATGCTCTTATTTCAGGAAGGAACAAACGAGCAGACCCCAAAAGCAGCAgttctcttccctcccagccccctcaTCCCAGCTGGCCGCACACTGAACCAGCTGGGGTTACATAAAACCCCCACGACAGGAGCAGATCCCCACTTGGGTTTGCCACAAAAAAGGCCTGGGCCCCTGCAGAGATGCTAAGAGACAGCCTTTCCATACCTTGGCTTTAAACGTGTCCAACTCCTTCTGCAAACGcctcttattttccttcaggCAGTCGTAGCACCGCTTAGGGTCTTCAAGAGGAGCTTTGGATTTGGGCTGCTCTTCAGGAGCACCGGGAAGCTCCTGCGGCAGCTGTCTCACCACACCCTGAAGAAATGGCATTACATGAGAATGCAGAAATCAGTAAGGACGTGACAAGACGAGATAGGCTTTTACTCATTCGATTCTATCAGTCGATCGGTCTTCAGCTGGAATTTGAACCTAAGAACTTATGCCCACACAGTCACCTGCGTATTGtcctgaaaatctgttttagttTCAGCATCCTGTTGTTCTGgaaggttttctttctgctttgcagacCCCTGAGTCAGCAAGAACACAGACAGTCAGGCAGTGTGGAAAGGTTGCCCAGAAATAACACACCATTGCCCCGCCTTTCAGCACTTGGGATGCAGAAGCACAACGTCTGCCACAGCTTCATCATTCTCAGAATCATACCTCAGAATCAGAACAAGAGTCatcaccttcctcttcctcttttgaTACTGAGAGCAAGGTATCTGCAAAGGAAGTCAGAAACGAGGCGCTCTGAGTGTCCTTTTCTNNNNNNNNNNCTCTTGCTGCCTCCTTTCCAGCAGGAGGTGCCTAAGCATGGCAGCGCACGTGGCTCTAAGCAGCGCCCCACAGGTGGCTGGGTGGCATCCAGGAAGAGACTCTGGCATGCAGGGGTCGCGGTGTACGGACAGTTTGGGCCGTGTGGGCTCTAGACAACATCTCCCGACTCTGGTGTTTAGGGTCAATTTGCACTGGCCAGGAGGCACTGTAGCAACACTGTGCAAAGCGTCCTCATGCTGACGGCAAATCGACAAGAAAGAATGCTCTTTCCGTAGCACTGCCAGAAAAGATCGCCCTGCTCTGAGATGCACTGCCCAAAACCTTCCCAGAAGCCAGACATCTAGGTGTTGCCACTTAAAAATGGGCTAGTTCACAGCTCTGACTCCATGACAGCCATTTCCCTCTGAGGGGTTTAACCTTCAGGTGTCTTCTCAGCCAACTGAGTGTCCATCTCCGTCTTTCCAGGCTCCTTGGCACATCTCAGTATCTGCATCTCTCCACCTCCCGCTATTCCACTTGCTGAAGAGGATTCGCAAGAGTCACCACCTTCCTCTTGCTCcgcttctgctgctgttaggACACCTTCTGCAAAGGAGGTAAGAAACCAGTCACCGTGTTTCCTTCACTCTATTTCTCCCCATCACTCAAGCCCTGCGTCCCCAAAGTGGGTTATTATCCTGCTACAGGCCAGAGTGGGTTTTCCACATCATCTTGTCCACTTTTAGGGATCCCGCCTACTCCACTCAGTGCAAGTGTGCCTAATCGGTACCCACCAGTTGTCACCGAGCAGGAGTTGTCGGATACTGTTGTGCCTTTTTTGCCATCTGCGGAAGACTCTCCCGTGGTTTCTGAGCTCACGGGTTCCTCAGTAAGACTACAGACAGAAAGAACGGGAATCCATTTGGATAACAATAACCACAGCCTTGCCTCCAGTCTTCACTagacaagcagcagctgttcaTTGTCCAGCCTGTACAGCTTCAGAGCCAGCTGTTAAAGGGTTACACACACGCTGCTGCTTGCACTGCTCTTACAGATTTCATATTCACTACAGGCATCTTCAGTCCCTCTATAGATGCCTCTTCCCATCTATAGAGTaactccctgctgctgggcagctgtTATCCTCTGACCAGCCTGGCAGAGGGTAACCTGGGGCTCTGGAAGAGACCACTTGCACATTTGCTTCTTAACTAAACCTTTgaagataaataaacaaaagtttgCTGCAGACCCAGGCTACTATTGAAAAAGGGTGCGGGAAGGAGATGCATCTGA
The sequence above is a segment of the Oxyura jamaicensis isolate SHBP4307 breed ruddy duck chromosome 1 unlocalized genomic scaffold, BPBGC_Ojam_1.0 oxy1_random_OJ71877, whole genome shotgun sequence genome. Coding sequences within it:
- the LOC118156838 gene encoding POTE ankyrin domain family member C-like, which encodes MASSPPQHAEGLGARQGPMGATVGACRLQERQPGGLHGAAARGDLALLRRRWWLRKLFINWRDAEGRTPLHLACINGHVDVVRFLVRKKCKLNPRDNLKYTPLMKAVACKQEGCVAVLLEHGADPNATDGRGNTALHLAVHTANISVVQNLLQHNAQIDALNQLGLTPLALAVSNRCKKMAEFLLEKRADVNARDCCGSLTEEPVSSETTGESSADGKKGTTVSDNSCSVTTEGVLTAAEAEQEEGGDSCESSSASGIAGGGEMQILRCAKEPGKTEMDTQLAEKTPEDTLLSVSKEEEEGDDSCSDSEGSAKQKENLPEQQDAETKTDFQDNTQGVVRQLPQELPGAPEEQPKSKAPLEDPKRCYDCLKENKRRLQKELDTFKAKLLQSQEQHTQNLNYAVGLQIAIEKMEREVTASCLKQQSLLVASAATVAIKQLEKRVQWLEVQNARLEATVQQQAMIIEALQKDLQASASSPQNWQSQQ